The DNA segment TCAGTCATGGCCGAACACGCCTTCCCTCGCCGCGGCGGCGATGCTCTCCCTGAGCCGCTCGCACGTGTCGAGCAGTGCCGGGTGCGTGCCCTCGGCCACGCGTTCCGCGAAGACGGGACAGGAGGTTCCAGCGTCGGTCGTCCACTGGATGCTGGTGTGTTTCGGGCTGTTCTTCTTCACCAGCACCGTCGTCGCGCACGCGTGGCAGGACACGGGGCGCAGCCCCCCGGTGAGGAATTCCTCGGTGTCGGAACGGGTTTCGGCCCGCACTAGGACACTCCGGTTTCCTGGCGGCGGGCCAGGTTCGCGGCGACTTCCTCCGCCCACACCTCGTTGGCCCTCGTGGTGTCCACTTCGAACTCGAACCGGCTCGTCATGTCGTCGGTGACATCGGCGGCGTCCACATAGAACTGGTCGTACCAGCGGCGCAACTGATACACCGGGCCGTCTTCCTCGCACAGCAACGGATTGTCGATCCTGGTCTTGTTGCGCCAGATCTCCACGTCCTGAAGGAAGCCGACGCCGATGCTCTTGGCGAACTTACCGGCGATCTTGTCCGCCTGTTCGTCGGAGATCCCTGGCAGCTTCTTGACGAGGACACCCCATTGCAGCACGAAAGACGTGGGCGAGACCGGATAGTGGCAGTTGATCAGCACGTTCTCGATCTCGAAGCCCTGGTAGGTGTTCAGCAGCGTGTTGATCATGTAAGAGGGTCCGAAGTAGGACGCCTCGGAGCGCAGCAGGTTCTCCTCGCCGCCGTAGTTGGAGGCCATGCCCACGTCGGGCCTGCCCTTGGTGTTGAGGTACTGGGTCGCGACGTGTCCTTCGAAGACGTTCTTGAAATAGGTGGGGAACGCGAAGTGGATGTAGAAGAAGTGCGCCATGTCCACGACGTTGTCGACGATCTCCCTGCAGTTGGCTCCCTCGATGAGCACGGAGTCCCACGTCCAGTTGCTCCACTGGCCGTCGAAGACGCCTTCGATGCGGGGGATGACCACCTCCGGCGGCGGAGGGTTGCCCTCGGGATCGTGCCAGACGAACAGCTGCTTGTTCTCCTCAAGCGTCTGCCACGAGCGGGTCCTCGCGCGCAGCGGTACCCGCTTGGCGTAGGGAATCGACACGCATTTGCCGTTGCCGGCCCACCGCCAGTCGTGGAAGGGGCAGGCGATCTCGTTGCCCTTGACCGTGCCCTGGGTGAGGTCGCCACCCATGTGCCTGCAATAGCCGTCGAGAACGTTCAGCACGCCGTCCTCGCCCTGGAACACGACGAGCTTGGTGCCGAACGCGTTGACAGCGTGCGGTTTCCCGTCCTTGAACGAGTCGGCGAGACCGAGGCAGTGCCAGCCGCGGGCGAACCGGGTGGGCGGGGCACCCGCGTCGATGGTGCGAACAGCGGCCTGCGTCATTGCGAACCTCCGGCTTCCTTGGTCGCGGGGTGTGCTCGATTCTGGGCTGCGATGTGCTGTGCCGCAAGGTATCCGAACACCATCGCGGGCCCGATCGTCGCTCCTGGCCCCGCGTAGGTGCGGCCCATCACGGCGGCGCTGGTGTTACCGGCGGCGTAGAGACCCTCGATGGCCGACCCGTCTTCTCGCAGCACCCTGGCGTGGGCGTCGGTGGTCAGCCCGCCCTTCGTGCCGAGGTCACCAGGCACGATCCGCATCGCGTAGAACGGGGCGCGGTCCAGCGCTCCGAGGCTCGGATTGGGCTTGTGCCTCGGGTCGCCGTAGTAGTGGTCGTAGGCGCTGACGCCCCGGTGGAAATCCTCGTCAGTGCCCGCGCGCGCGAAGCCGTTGAACCTGGTGACGGTCGCCTCAAGGGCGTCGGCCGGGACGCCGATGCGCTCGGCGAGCCCCCGCAGCGTCGAGGCCTTGGCCGCGATCCCGGCGTCGAACCAGCGGCGCGGCAGCGGTTGTCTCGGGCCCAGTCCGGTGAACAGGTAGCGATTACGGTAGCGCTGGTCGAACACCAGCCAGGCGGGGAGGTTGTGCGCGGGTCCCTCGCCCGGTCCGTACATGGCGTGCACGGCTTCGACGTAGGGCGCGGATTCGTTGACGAACCGCCGTCCTTCGCCGTTGACCATGAGGCAGCCTGGCCGGGAGCGCTCGGCGAGCGCGAACCACGGCCCTCCGGTGAGCGGCAGCGAAGGTCCCCACCACGCGTCGTCCATCAGGTCGACTCCGGAACCGAGCGCCATACCCGCGACGATGCCGTCGCCGGTGTTGCCCTTGGCTCCGACCGTCCATTCCGTACCGATGGGCTGGCGCTGGTACTTGCGCCTGAGTTGCTCGTTGTGCTCGAAGCCGCCGCAGGCGAGGATCACGCCGTGCCGGGCGCGCAGGAGTACTGGTTCCTTCCCGGAAGCTCGTTCGGTCCAGACCCCGGTGACGACGTCGTTCTCGCTGTGCAGGCTGGTCATCGCGGTGGAGAGCAGCAAGGGCACGTCGGCGCGCGACAGCCCGGCCCTCAGCCCCGCCGCCAGCGCCTGGCCCATGGAGAGCAGTTTCTTTCCTCTGAGCTTGCCGACGACGCCGCGCACCCCGAGCCGCAGCAGTCTCGTGATTCCGCGCGGGTGCCTGGCGATGAGGCTCAGCCAGCGGAAATCGGCCTGGGTCAACGGAAAGCCAAGCGGGGGCTGGCTGTAGGGCGGTTCGAGGTCGGCGAGATCGGCGCCGAGCAGCTTTCCGTCCAGCGGAACCGGTTCCGCCGACCGGCCATGTGCCCTTCCGCCGGGCGCTTCGGGGTGATAGTCGGAGTAGTCGCGCACCCAGCGCAGCCGCAGCGGCGTGTGTTCGTGCACGAAGGCGACGACCTCGGGCCCCGCGTCGAGGTAGGCGGTGCGGCGTTCGGCGGGCACGACGTCACCGACGATGGCGTCGAGGTAGCGGTGTGCCTCGCCCGGCTGGTCCTCGATCCCGGCCGCGCGCAGCGCCTCGTTGCCGGGGATCCAGACCCCGCCGCCGGAGCGGGCGGTGGAGCCGCCGAACCGCGCCGCCTTCTCCAGCACGACCACGGAGAGACCGGCGTGTGCCGCCGCGAGCGCCGCGGTCATGCCCGCCGCGCCGCTGCCGACCACGATGACGTCGTATTCGTGGTCGGCCGCGGCGTCGGAATCCGCGCTGCCCACTGCCATACCGCCTCCTGAAACGCGTTATAGAAATCAGAGTCCTCGTTGTCGGTACTTCCGTCACGATAGACGAGAACGTGTTTCAGTTCTAGGGTGAGGACCGTGGCCGGAACAGCGGAAATTCAGGAAATCGCGGACGTGGTGGTCGTGGGTTTCGGCGCCGCGGGCGCCTGTGCGGCCATCGAGGCCGCCGAACGCGGTGCCGACGTGCTGGTGATCGACAGATTCGCCGGAGGAGGCGCGAGCGCGCTCAGCGGCGGGGTCGTCTACGCGGGCGGCGGGACCCCGCAGCAGCGCGAGGCAGGAGTCGACGACTCGGTCGAGGCCATGTACGAGTACCTGCGGCGCGAGGTCGGCGACGTGGTCTCCCCGGAAACCCTGCGCCGCTTCTGCGAGGGCAGTCCCGAGCTGATCGGCTGGCTGGAGCGGCACGGCGTTCCCTTCGAGGGCAGCCTCTGCCCGGTGAAGACGTCCTATCCCAGCAACGATCATTACCTCTACTACTCGGGAAGCGAGGCGGCCGGCGCGTTCAGGGACGTCGCCAAGCCCGCGCCGAGGGGACATCGCGTCAAGGGCAGCGGAACCTCGGGCAAGGTGCTGTTCTCCCGGCTCGCCTCCTCGGCGCGGAAGGCGGGCGTGCGGTTACTGCCGCAGACGAAGGGCGTCGAGCTGATCATCGAATCCGGCGCGGTGAAGGGGCTGACCGCGCGCACGTTGCGGGGCGCGCCGCGCAGGGTGCGATGGGCGCACCGGGTGCTCGCGCGGTACGCGGCCAAGCCGGGCCTCTACGTGCCGGCGCTGCGCAAACTGCTGGAGCGCCGGGTCGTCGCGCTCGAACGCGAGCACGGTGCCCCGGTGACCGTGCGCGCTCGTCGCGGGGTCGTGCTGGCCGCGGGAGGTTTCATCGCCAACAGGGCCATGGTGCGTGAACACGCTCCCGCCTACCGGGGCGGGCTCGCGCTCGGCACGGCCGGCGACGACGGTTCCGGGATCGCGATGGGGGTCGCCGCGGGGGGCGCCACGGCCGAACTCGACCGGATCTCCGCGTGGCGGTTTCTCACCCCGCCCAGCGTGTTCATCGGCGGGGTGCTCGTCAACGAGCGCGGGGAGCGGTTCATCGACGAATCCCGTTACGGCGCGGCGATCGGTGAGGCGATGATCACCGGGCAGGGCGCGCGTGCCTGGCTGCTCGTCGACGACGCGATCGTGCGCGCGGCGAGGAAGGGCGCTCGCGCGGAAAGCCAGTGGTTCCAATGGTTGCAGGCGCTGTATCTGCTGCGGAGGGGCAGGGTGAGCGGGTCCTCGGCGGAGGAGGCCGCCGCGAAGGCGGGGATCGATCCGGGAGGGCTCGCCCGCACTGTGGCCGCCTATCGGAACGGGGATGCCGACCCGTTCGGCAAACCGGAGGAATTCCGGGCCCCGCTGGACACTCCGCCGTTCTCGCTCATTGATCTGACCATCAAGCCGAACATCGGTTACCCGTGTCCGATGCTGACGCTGGGCGGGCTCGTCGTCGGGGAGGACGCCGGGCAGGTGCTGGCCGCCGACGGTGCCGCCGTGCCGGGGCTCTACGCGGCGGGCAGGTCCGCGGTTGGAATCTGTTCCAGGTCGTACGTCAGCGGACTTTCGCTCGCCGACTGTGTGTTCTCAGGGCGTCGAGCCGGTGCGGCCGTGAGTGCGTGACAAAAACGAGAACGTGTTCTAGTCTCAGAAGTGTCATTCCAGGTAACCAGCAGGAACGAGGCACAGGATGAGTGAGCGGGGCACCGCAGCGGTGGTGGCCGGGATCAGGGATCTGCTGCCCGTGTTACGCGAGCGCGCGCAGGAGGCGGAGGACGCCCGCCGGATCCCGGAACAGTCGATCAAGGCCCTGCAGGAAACCGGCTTCTTCAAACTCCTGCAACCCACCCCCCATGGCGGCTACGAATCCGATCCGGTCACCTTCTACACGGCGGTCAGGGACATCGCGAGCGCCTGCGGATCGACGGGATGGGTGGCTTCCATCCTCGGCGTCCACCCGTGGCACGTGGCGCTGTTCGAAGCCGAGGCACAGCAAGAGGTGTGGGGCGACGACGCCGACACGCGCATTTCCTCGTCGTACGCGCCGACGGGCAAGGCCACGATCGTCGAAGGCGGTTACCGGCTCACCGGCCGGTGGAGTTTCTCCTCCGGCTGCGATCACGCGACCTGGGTACTGCTCGGCGCGCCGGCCTTCGACGACGAGGGCAAGCCGGTCGACTTCTGCACCTACCTGCTTCCGATCGCCGACTACACGATCGCCGACGTGTGGGACACGGTGGGGCTGCGGGGAACCGGCAGCAACGACATCATCGTCGAGGACGTCTTCGTGCCGAAGCACAGGGCACTGAGTTTCGTACTGACCTCCAAGTGCAAGACACCGGGACAGCTCGTCAATCCGGGTCCGCTTTACCGGCTTCCCTACGGTTCGGTGCATCCGAGCACGATCACCGCGCCCATCATCGGCATGGCCCAGGGCGCCTACGACGTCCACGTCGCGTATCAGCGCGACCGCGTCAGGGCCGCCTACCAGGGCGAGAAGTCGGCGGAGGACCCTTTCGCCAAGGTGCGGATCGCTGAGGCGGCAAGCGATATCGACGCGGCCTGGCTCCAGCTCACGCACAACATCGGCGAACTCTACGAACTGGCCCGCGCCGAGCGGAAGCTACCGTTCGCGACGAGGCTGCGGGTGCGCAGAGATCAGGTGCGGGGCACCGAAAGGGCCATCGCCGCGATCGACAGGCTGTTCGAGAACTCGGGAGGAAGGGCGTTGCGCGCGGGAACTCCGTTGCAGCGATTCTGGCGGGACGCGCACGCGGGCAGGGTCCACGCGGCCAACGACCCGGAAAGGGCCTACACCATGTTCGGCACGGGAACCTTCGGGCTTCCGGTCGAGAACGCCATGGTGTGAAAGGATTCTCGTGACGGGGTCTACAGTGGATTTTCGAACCGAGGGCGCCTACGCCGAGGTCGGCGGAGGGCTGCGGCTGCACTATCACGAGGCCGGAACCGAACACGACGAGACCGTGGTCCTGCTGCACGGGGGAGGCCCCGGCGCTTCGGCGGCGAGCAACTTCGCCCGCAACATCCCGGTGTTCGCCAAGTCCTTCCGCACCATCGCCCTCGACCAGCCCGGTTTCGGCCGCTCGGGC comes from the Prauserella marina genome and includes:
- the hsaA gene encoding 3-hydroxy-9,10-secoandrosta-1,3,5(10)-triene-9,17-dione monooxygenase oxygenase subunit — protein: MSERGTAAVVAGIRDLLPVLRERAQEAEDARRIPEQSIKALQETGFFKLLQPTPHGGYESDPVTFYTAVRDIASACGSTGWVASILGVHPWHVALFEAEAQQEVWGDDADTRISSSYAPTGKATIVEGGYRLTGRWSFSSGCDHATWVLLGAPAFDDEGKPVDFCTYLLPIADYTIADVWDTVGLRGTGSNDIIVEDVFVPKHRALSFVLTSKCKTPGQLVNPGPLYRLPYGSVHPSTITAPIIGMAQGAYDVHVAYQRDRVRAAYQGEKSAEDPFAKVRIAEAASDIDAAWLQLTHNIGELYELARAERKLPFATRLRVRRDQVRGTERAIAAIDRLFENSGGRALRAGTPLQRFWRDAHAGRVHAANDPERAYTMFGTGTFGLPVENAMV
- the kstD gene encoding 3-oxosteroid 1-dehydrogenase, with translation MAVGSADSDAAADHEYDVIVVGSGAAGMTAALAAAHAGLSVVVLEKAARFGGSTARSGGGVWIPGNEALRAAGIEDQPGEAHRYLDAIVGDVVPAERRTAYLDAGPEVVAFVHEHTPLRLRWVRDYSDYHPEAPGGRAHGRSAEPVPLDGKLLGADLADLEPPYSQPPLGFPLTQADFRWLSLIARHPRGITRLLRLGVRGVVGKLRGKKLLSMGQALAAGLRAGLSRADVPLLLSTAMTSLHSENDVVTGVWTERASGKEPVLLRARHGVILACGGFEHNEQLRRKYQRQPIGTEWTVGAKGNTGDGIVAGMALGSGVDLMDDAWWGPSLPLTGGPWFALAERSRPGCLMVNGEGRRFVNESAPYVEAVHAMYGPGEGPAHNLPAWLVFDQRYRNRYLFTGLGPRQPLPRRWFDAGIAAKASTLRGLAERIGVPADALEATVTRFNGFARAGTDEDFHRGVSAYDHYYGDPRHKPNPSLGALDRAPFYAMRIVPGDLGTKGGLTTDAHARVLREDGSAIEGLYAAGNTSAAVMGRTYAGPGATIGPAMVFGYLAAQHIAAQNRAHPATKEAGGSQ
- a CDS encoding Rieske 2Fe-2S domain-containing protein — protein: MTQAAVRTIDAGAPPTRFARGWHCLGLADSFKDGKPHAVNAFGTKLVVFQGEDGVLNVLDGYCRHMGGDLTQGTVKGNEIACPFHDWRWAGNGKCVSIPYAKRVPLRARTRSWQTLEENKQLFVWHDPEGNPPPPEVVIPRIEGVFDGQWSNWTWDSVLIEGANCREIVDNVVDMAHFFYIHFAFPTYFKNVFEGHVATQYLNTKGRPDVGMASNYGGEENLLRSEASYFGPSYMINTLLNTYQGFEIENVLINCHYPVSPTSFVLQWGVLVKKLPGISDEQADKIAGKFAKSIGVGFLQDVEIWRNKTRIDNPLLCEEDGPVYQLRRWYDQFYVDAADVTDDMTSRFEFEVDTTRANEVWAEEVAANLARRQETGVS